One Tachysurus vachellii isolate PV-2020 chromosome 5, HZAU_Pvac_v1, whole genome shotgun sequence genomic window, atccatccttttcaTGGCTTGTCCTACTAGCTTTTGGAGATCCTGGAGCATATCTCAGGAGACTCTGGGCACAGGGCAGGGTTTTACAAGATGTCAGTCTATTTTAGTGCTATATATTCTTTTTCACTTGAttccagtgttgtataaagtattagaaaacaatacttgagtaaaagtacaagtatcgtactagaaaaagactttggtagaagtgaaagtcaccttttagaatattactcaagtaaaagtcttaaagtatctgatatatactgtacttaagtatcaaaagtcattttctgatatttaatgtacttaagtatttgaagtaaaagtaaaaagtaaaatttcagtgattttcggtaggcataagagacacttcatccggtaggaagaatctttcattccaatgtacagaaacatttcttgcaaatacggccacggatgtataacgttatcttcttcaccctgttcaccgagttcaccactatcgtcggggtggtcgtctacgacagaggtggctaaaccgcggctctttgcccggtttcatgcggttcttacgttcatatcgaagtttgtgtgtctttttattgtgtgtgttcgcTTCGGTTGAGttaaatacggtattttcgtcaaacgcgcatgtgagtgggatgaaaatacctcaaagtttcccagtgggagcaagatcatttgagtaaacaatttgtgtcaagttcgctctcaaaatggaagggaaaaaaggtgatgatcatgtgtgcccatgtgtatgatgtgtctCTTTGTggaaacacagtaaaaaatgtggctctgttgtggctcaagttcagttgtgcttccgcctccttttggtaacattacgctgaaatagagcgtgcggagctgcgtaatgcaatctactGTAGGAgtagtgattcgccaaacctcccttattgcagtcccaattttattatttacttatttttatttatttatttatttattttttgtagtaacgagtaacgaagatgcttagtggaaatatagcggagtaaaagtatacattttatctagaaaatgtagtggagtaaaagtgaaagttgacataaatttatgtaatgtaaattatgtaaatttaaGTACAGATactacgtgaaatttctacttaagtatggtaacgaagtatttatacttcgttacattacaacactgcttaATTCAAATATTTGCACTGACCTGGTCAAAGATGTTGGTCTGCAGGGACGTCCCCGGTGTTGGGAATGTGGCAAAGATGGATGCAGTTTCATTAGGACCATAAACAGTCAAAACCCCACCACTGTATTCCATTATAGCATCTAGAGCAAaggataaacaaaaataaactagaCTGCCCTTCTTAATGTTGCCAAATAATATCAAAAAGAAACCGTGTTATCTGTGAAGTACTGGCAAATCAGCCATTTTGGAGGTAATTTTCAGACAATCTAATTTACAGACTCATGCTTGCTTTAAGTTGTGCCTTTGGTCTCACCGTAGTACATGGTGTAGACTACTGCAGAGGCGAGGTAGGCCCCTAGCAACTGAGACAGAGAGTATGGAAGAAGGCAGCGCCAGGGAAGATCCCCCAAGACACAGAAGCTTAGAGACACTGCAGGGTTCAGATGAGCACctaaatgagaaagagagaaaaacagaaaaacagataaaaatatgaGGTGGTAACTATCATTACAGAATATCCAGAGTTTTCAAACctagtaaaaataaaactaccAATGCAAACTACCTAATGCTTAGTATAAGATTTCATtgtaattcaatttcaatttctttATTCTCACCTGAAACCCCCATGCTGAGGTACATGGCACACATGACCCCCACAGCAAAGCTAATGTTGGCTGACAGAAACTGTCCCTTCAGCTGATTGCCAGTCTTCACCTGAGCTCCCGCGGAACAGCCGAACAGCTTAAGCAAAAATCGAGAGGTTAAAGAAGTTAATTAAACCACTGTGGACTCATGAGAAAGATGATAAAATGCAAAATCAGTGCGGTTGTATGTCTCATgataaatttaaaacaattaaaaacaaaaccttatcTCTTCAGATAAAGGCTCCGGGTCAGATTGTTCAGACCCAAAGCATATTTGTTTGGCAAGCTGTAAAATCTCACTCATCTAATGAGCTACTGAGTAAAAAAACGgagataaaaaattaaaaatcttgtaaatgtaacaaatgcATTGTAATAATTGTACTAGTGTTGTAGTAATAGGAGGTTTGAGAGCAAAAGAAATACTACTGATGGAACTACTGGTTATAGCTTTTGTGTAAGTGATTACTTGTGGAAGTAAGTGATAGCTTAAATTGTTTTGAGGATGTTCCaaagcattaaataataattgtttgtgttggcaaattgctgtggtttaAGAAAgcaggtctgtctgtctgcagtctgctGTCGTTAACCTCAGGATGGAATTCAACCTGTGCTATTGATTAGATTCTTTTACCAATTATGCACATTTATGTACATCATATTATGCACATTTGGCATTTATTGCCAAACAAATATTCCTTAAACAACTTTTGGGtccagaaacaaaacacaaaatgtaaattGGCAGCAATTCAGCATGGATTTTGCATATGACCCAAAATAATTTTcgtaaactttaaataaattagctaTTGCTGGGAAATTGTTAGCAAACCTATTCATATGTTTGTCAAAAATGTCTTCAAGAATTGTGACATACTTCTGTTTAATAGTTGTGTTAGATTTAATGTGAACATATACGATTTCTTTTCAAATAGTTTTAGTTTGCTGATTAATATAAGTGCAATTCTACttttataacaaataaacacaaacacgttGGAGCTAAAACTCACCAGAAGAACAAAAGTGCCGATGATCTCTCCGAGACACTGTCTGACTAAGGTGTTGTGtaccttcatcttcatcattacTCTCTTCATGCGCTTTGCCTGGCTGCTCTGCATGTTTCCAGCTGTCCCTGCTGTCTCCCTTCTACTCTCAGGCTGCTCACATTTTTTGACTTGCTGTCCTTTATGTAGTCCAGTACACTTTGGACTCCATTGCTCTGATAAACGTAACATCATTAATAACTTGGAATACATGTACTAAAGCAGAGAAAGATAAGATAATATGTACTTTCTCTGAAAACCGGTGATGAGGTATGTAGAGAAGAAGCAATAGATTGTTAAGAAGTATTTctcctttaaataaatatacatcttTCTGTAAACGTGATCTTTTATTTCACCACACTTTCAAAagtaaattgttatatttactaaattaaatttaaccagacacatttaatatttaataaaataggcTATTTCTCATCAGCTCTTTCTATTTTCTAGAGtaaatttccatttttattttttaccatttgtcaccttttttttttctttttaccattTTTCGCTTGTCCGATCACGTCAATGTTTCATCGGAATGCAACTGAGTCAACAACATGATTGATGAAGTGCTGTGTGATTCCATAAATGTTTACTGAAGTTAAATCATTAAGCACCGTAAAATATTGTACGGGTGCAGATTTCAGACACTTTGTGTTGAGGTTCTGCACTTTTAAGACTAACAGTTATTAGTTTACAATACACTATATATTCAAAGGTTTGGACACCCGACCATCGTATAGGTATAAGCTTGTTGAACATTACATTCTTAATTTAGTCCCTCCTTTGTTGTTATGATAAATTCAACACAAacgtgttcagtggggttaaggTCAGAAATCTGTGCAGGAAATTCAAGTTCTTTCCGATCTAACCTAGTCAAACTACATCTTCTCACTTTGCAGGTTTGGTCCCTTAAGTTCCCATGAATGGAATTTGTAAGGCTGCAGCAtataaagacattctatacaattagGTGCTTCCAATtatgtggcaacagtttggggaagaaccatatTTCGGTGTCAGGTGTCCACAGACCTTTGGCCATGTAGCGTATATCAAGAGATGTACAAACCATGAAAACAGTAACAATATTGTTCCATTTGAAAGTAGTGGTGAATGCTTCAAACACCTTCAAACACATGTATGAGGTATGCTCACagtaattaatgtattaataatgtaCACACACCCATGAAGCAAGTTGGACCAAGGCTCAAGTTCATGATTACTACTCTAAAACATTATCAGTGGTAGTTTGTCAAGCCTGGACTTATCAGTTTATAGTTTATGTATACGTTGGATTATAGTCTATGTATAGTTTATAGACTATGGATTAAATGATAATCTATTACTGTAATGTTTTCTGGTAATCAGGAGTCAGCTTGAGGTTTagataataatacttattatagTATAATTCTTTTTCTATGTCTGTTTCAATCTATTCCCTAACCTTTGTATCAACACTTATTATCATGAATAAAtccacattattattaataactattaatattaatatattaatggcAAGCTTCAACGCTTATGATTTCAGGAAATTGCATCAACAGCTTTTCGTCATTCATTCTGCTTTCCcattaatcagccaatcatgtggcagtaccacgatgcataaaatcatgcagatatatGTCATGAGCTTCagtaaatgttcacatcaatcatCAGGATGAAAGAAAACTAAAAGCATGATATCtgtggcatggatgttggtACCAGATGACTTGGTTTGAGAAGCTGTTGATGTTCACGCACCATGATGTTCCttgtattttcacacacacttatcgGCTGATTAattaactgcatgaatgtgcagatgtactggtgttcctaataatgtgGATGGTGAGATTACATAACAGCTTTCTGATAGCTACATTCTTCAATTTTGATAGGGAGTTGAATTGGACTCCGTTTATTAACCATGAAGCAGGTTTATCGGGCTGGTTTTGAATGCTTTGCttaaaacataaacattcaACTAAAACTTTAAACTTCTAAACGTAtaaatttacatatacatataaagttatataataattttcatatttattttttcattaaaatatatataattattgagCAACTTTAAAACTGATAGCAAAGGTATGCACAGTGCCTTCCATAAGTACTAAACCACCTTTGAACCTTTCCACATTTTATAGTGCTGGAAAATATCTCTCAAACTTTGAACAtctctcagagcaactctgaatctctctctcaatcttctaccgcttatccgtaatacctcgggtcacggggagcctgtgcctatctcaggtgtcatggggcatcaaggcaggatacaccctggacggagtgccaacccatcacagggcacacacacactctcattcacacacgcaatcacacactacagacaatttttccagagatgccaatcaacctaccatg contains:
- the aqp10a gene encoding aquaporin-10a, whose amino-acid sequence is MQSSQAKRMKRVMMKMKVHNTLVRQCLGEIIGTFVLLLFGCSAGAQVKTGNQLKGQFLSANISFAVGVMCAMYLSMGVSGAHLNPAVSLSFCVLGDLPWRCLLPYSLSQLLGAYLASAVVYTMYYDAIMEYSGGVLTVYGPNETASIFATFPTPGTSLQTNIFDQVVGTATLLLCILPLSDKRNRPAPDALLPPIVAAVVLGIAISMSSNCGGAINPARDLGPRLFTLTAGWGTEVFTCYDYFFWVPLVAPLLGALLGCFLYQVFIQWHLPEPEPESVKSQPQDSEIILKGIAL